One stretch of Cellulomonas wangsupingiae DNA includes these proteins:
- the rlmC gene encoding 23S rRNA (uracil(747)-C(5))-methyltransferase RlmC, whose translation MRCGYFEAGVCRSCTLLAQPYPEQVDAQTQHVRTVLGDPAGVTWLPTVVSAEAGFRNKAKMVVAGTVDAPTLGILDAHGHGVDLQGCPLYPAAVSSSFAPLAAFVTRARLVPYDVPTRTGELKHVLVTGSPDGELMVRFVLRSTEALARIRKHLPWLQAELPHVVVASVNVQPAHAAVLEGDREILLTERETLRMRVNGLDLHLRPRSFFQTNTEVAATLYRQAVAWADEARVASAWDLYCGVGGFALHLARPGRDVVGVESSAEAVASAEQTAREAGLPGTRFLAGDATAFALGAAGVPDLVVVNPPRRGLGEPLSRWLEASGVPRVLYSSCHAGSLARDLAHMPSLRLVRAQVLDMFPHTRHHEVLTLLERT comes from the coding sequence GTGCGCTGCGGGTACTTCGAGGCGGGCGTGTGCCGCTCGTGCACGCTCCTCGCGCAGCCGTACCCCGAGCAGGTCGACGCCCAGACGCAGCACGTGCGCACGGTGCTCGGGGACCCCGCGGGGGTCACGTGGCTGCCGACCGTCGTCAGCGCCGAGGCAGGCTTCCGCAACAAGGCGAAGATGGTCGTCGCCGGTACCGTCGACGCCCCGACCCTCGGCATCCTCGACGCGCACGGCCACGGCGTCGACCTGCAGGGCTGCCCGCTGTACCCGGCCGCCGTGTCCTCGTCGTTCGCCCCGCTGGCCGCGTTCGTGACGCGCGCGCGGCTCGTGCCCTACGACGTGCCGACCCGCACCGGCGAGCTCAAGCACGTGCTCGTCACCGGGTCGCCCGACGGCGAGCTCATGGTGCGGTTCGTGCTGCGCAGCACCGAGGCGCTCGCGCGCATCCGCAAGCACCTGCCGTGGCTGCAGGCCGAGCTGCCGCACGTCGTCGTCGCGTCGGTCAACGTCCAGCCGGCGCACGCCGCGGTGCTCGAGGGCGACCGCGAGATCCTGCTGACCGAGCGGGAGACCCTGCGCATGCGCGTCAACGGGCTCGACCTGCACCTGCGGCCCCGGTCGTTCTTCCAGACGAACACCGAGGTCGCGGCCACGCTCTACCGGCAGGCCGTCGCGTGGGCCGACGAGGCGCGCGTGGCCTCGGCCTGGGACCTCTACTGCGGCGTCGGCGGGTTCGCGCTGCACCTCGCACGGCCCGGGCGCGACGTCGTGGGCGTGGAGAGCAGCGCGGAGGCCGTGGCGAGCGCCGAGCAGACCGCCCGCGAGGCCGGGCTGCCCGGCACCCGGTTCCTCGCGGGCGACGCGACGGCGTTCGCGCTGGGAGCGGCCGGGGTGCCGGACCTCGTCGTCGTGAATCCGCCGCGGCGCGGGCTGGGGGAGCCGCTGAGCCGCTGGCTCGAGGCCAGCGGCGTGCCGCGCGTCCTGTACTCCTCGTGCCACGCCGGCTCGCTGGCCCGGGACCTCGCCCATATGCCGTCCCTGCGCCTGGTGCGCGCGCAGGTCCTCGACATGTTCCCCCACACGCGCCACCACGAGGTCCTCACGCTCCTCGAACGCACCTGA
- a CDS encoding LacI family DNA-binding transcriptional regulator, giving the protein MTTTPEGRVRPVTLREVAQLAGVSVATASKALNGKADVHPDTRRRVQEAADRLAFTPNFLARAITAGQTGTVGLLTHDLEGRFSLPILMGAEDAFGAGRTSVFLCDARDDAIREQHHLRALLGRRIDGLIVVGSTTDPRTSLGHDVPVPVVYAYAPSDDPQDASVVPDNVTAGRIATEHLLTLGRRRVAHVSGDPTYAAAQDRATGVAQALADAGLELSGPVRFGSWTEAWGRAGVGAALDADPGIDAVVCGSDQIARGVLDALRERGIAVPGDVAVIGFDNWEPMIAGSRPALTSVDMNFEKMGRRAATRLFAGIAGKPEHGVEMIAPRVVVRGSTASG; this is encoded by the coding sequence ATGACGACGACGCCAGAGGGCAGGGTCCGCCCCGTCACGCTCCGGGAGGTCGCCCAGCTCGCCGGGGTCTCGGTGGCCACCGCCTCCAAGGCGCTCAACGGCAAGGCCGACGTCCATCCCGACACCCGGCGACGGGTCCAGGAGGCCGCCGACCGGCTCGCGTTCACGCCCAACTTCCTGGCCAGGGCCATCACCGCGGGGCAGACCGGCACGGTCGGCCTGCTCACGCACGACCTCGAGGGCCGGTTCAGCCTGCCCATCCTGATGGGCGCGGAGGACGCGTTCGGCGCGGGCCGCACCTCGGTCTTCCTGTGCGACGCGCGCGACGACGCGATCCGCGAGCAGCACCACCTGCGCGCGCTGCTCGGCCGCCGCATCGACGGGCTCATCGTCGTCGGCTCGACGACCGACCCGCGCACGTCGCTCGGTCACGACGTGCCCGTGCCGGTCGTCTACGCCTACGCGCCGTCCGACGACCCGCAGGACGCGTCCGTCGTCCCCGACAACGTCACCGCGGGGCGGATCGCCACCGAGCACCTGCTCACCCTGGGTCGACGACGGGTCGCGCACGTCTCCGGCGACCCCACGTACGCCGCGGCGCAGGACCGTGCCACCGGCGTCGCGCAGGCGCTCGCCGACGCCGGCCTGGAGCTGTCCGGGCCCGTGCGCTTCGGGTCCTGGACGGAGGCGTGGGGGCGCGCAGGCGTCGGTGCCGCGCTCGACGCCGACCCTGGCATCGACGCCGTCGTCTGCGGCAGCGACCAGATCGCCCGCGGCGTGCTCGACGCGCTGCGCGAGCGCGGCATCGCGGTGCCCGGCGACGTCGCCGTCATCGGCTTCGACAACTGGGAGCCGATGATCGCCGGCTCCCGTCCTGCGCTGACCAGCGTCGACATGAACTTCGAGAAGATGGGCCGGCGCGCCGCGACCCGCCTGTTCGCCGGCATCGCCGGGAAGCCCGAGCACGGCGTCGAGATGATCGCGCCGCGGGTCGTCGTCCGAGGGTCGACCGCCAGCGGCTGA
- a CDS encoding SDR family NAD(P)-dependent oxidoreductase gives MDRTAAPYSTRAHTRPDDTCRVALVTGATSGIGAATALELAWRGLRVVVLGRDADRGAVVVSRIQASGGQACLVTADLCDDAGLESAIDEAASVWGRLDHAFNNAGVTGPGTVADATTADFDRAFAVNTRALWLCMRAEVRHMRRTGGGSIVNNLSVHSVRTVFPGVAPYAASKAAAHALTRCAAVELAGQGIRVNGVAPGPVDTGMFAGAGPHPGSADAWEPLLPMGRAGTTGEVADAVAWLFSDEARYVTGNVVAVDGGFLAS, from the coding sequence ATGGACCGCACCGCCGCGCCCTACTCGACGCGCGCCCACACCCGACCGGACGACACGTGCCGGGTGGCGCTCGTCACCGGCGCGACGTCCGGCATCGGTGCCGCCACGGCCCTCGAGCTCGCCTGGCGCGGCCTGCGCGTGGTCGTCCTCGGCCGCGATGCGGACCGCGGGGCGGTGGTCGTCAGCCGGATCCAGGCGTCCGGCGGCCAGGCCTGCCTGGTGACCGCCGACCTGTGCGACGACGCCGGCCTGGAGTCCGCGATCGACGAGGCGGCGAGCGTGTGGGGCAGGCTCGACCACGCCTTCAACAACGCCGGGGTCACGGGCCCCGGGACCGTCGCCGACGCCACGACGGCGGACTTCGACCGCGCGTTCGCGGTCAACACCCGCGCCCTGTGGCTGTGCATGCGCGCCGAGGTGCGCCACATGAGACGCACGGGCGGCGGCTCGATCGTCAACAACCTGTCCGTGCACTCCGTGCGCACCGTCTTCCCCGGCGTCGCGCCCTACGCCGCGTCCAAGGCCGCCGCGCACGCGCTCACGCGCTGCGCCGCCGTGGAGCTGGCCGGCCAGGGCATCCGCGTGAACGGGGTCGCGCCCGGCCCCGTCGACACCGGCATGTTCGCCGGTGCCGGCCCGCACCCCGGCAGCGCCGACGCGTGGGAGCCGCTGCTGCCGATGGGTCGGGCCGGGACCACCGGTGAGGTCGCCGACGCCGTCGCGTGGCTCTTCTCCGACGAGGCGCGCTACGTGACCGGCAACGTCGTCGCCGTCGACGGCGGCTTCCTGGCCAGCTGA
- a CDS encoding MsnO8 family LLM class oxidoreductase, with protein MTAISVLDLVPVRSDQTTADALAATLALARVADEVGARRYWVAEHHNMPAVAATNAPLLMSLIAAATSRVRVGSGGVMLPNHSPLVVAEQVALLEAAFPGRVDVGIGRAPGSDPVTSHLLRRGSTGDGVDTFDDDVAALAALVRPEGVAVRVGSTSYPLRATPRAVSAPQLWLLGSSSYSAQLAGRLGLPYVFAHHFAGRGTGEAVALYRETFVPSEALAEPRTIAVANVVVAPTSDEARRLALPQVRSMWRLRAGMTLDPQELVEDAQAAPLPATADDALASMTASWIIGDPAAAAEQVRDLAGWLGTDEIMVQPVAGATRGTPADRSPAREETLRLLAAALS; from the coding sequence GTGACTGCGATCTCCGTGCTCGACCTCGTGCCCGTCCGTTCCGACCAGACCACCGCCGACGCGCTGGCCGCGACGCTCGCGCTCGCCCGCGTCGCCGACGAGGTCGGCGCCCGCCGCTACTGGGTGGCCGAGCACCACAACATGCCCGCGGTCGCCGCGACCAACGCGCCGCTGCTCATGTCGCTGATCGCCGCCGCGACGTCGCGGGTGCGTGTGGGGTCGGGCGGCGTGATGCTGCCCAACCACTCGCCGCTCGTCGTCGCCGAGCAGGTCGCTCTCCTGGAGGCCGCGTTCCCCGGCCGTGTCGACGTCGGCATCGGGCGCGCGCCCGGGTCCGACCCGGTGACGAGCCACCTCCTGCGCCGCGGTTCGACGGGTGACGGGGTCGACACGTTCGACGACGACGTCGCCGCGCTGGCGGCCCTCGTCCGGCCCGAGGGTGTCGCGGTGCGCGTCGGCTCGACGTCCTACCCGCTGCGCGCGACGCCGCGTGCGGTCTCGGCCCCGCAGCTGTGGCTGCTCGGCTCGTCGTCGTACTCGGCGCAGCTGGCGGGCCGGCTCGGCCTGCCGTACGTGTTCGCCCACCACTTCGCCGGGCGTGGCACGGGCGAGGCCGTCGCGCTGTACCGCGAGACGTTCGTGCCGTCCGAGGCGCTCGCCGAGCCGCGGACCATCGCCGTCGCGAACGTCGTCGTCGCTCCCACGTCGGACGAGGCCCGCAGGCTCGCACTGCCGCAGGTGCGCTCGATGTGGCGGCTGCGCGCGGGCATGACGCTCGACCCGCAGGAGCTCGTGGAGGACGCGCAGGCGGCTCCCCTGCCGGCGACGGCCGACGACGCGCTGGCCTCGATGACCGCGTCGTGGATCATCGGCGACCCCGCCGCGGCGGCCGAGCAGGTCCGCGACCTGGCCGGGTGGCTGGGCACCGACGAGATCATGGTCCAGCCGGTCGCCGGCGCGACCCGCGGCACCCCCGCCGACCGCTCCCCCGCCCGCGAGGAGACCCTCCGCCTCCTCGCGGCCGCCCTCTCCTGA
- a CDS encoding sugar ABC transporter substrate-binding protein, with protein MDINGNDARPTPRRRTRLALTSLAAASGLLLAACSGGTSAGGDADGSSGGGDTLTVWHYFSDDNQVKLMDDFAAKFEAEHDGATVENVFVPYDQLNSKLVSAAGAQTGPDVVVFNGAEAATLALGGALAPLDDYWADFADAGEVSESVVHTIDGTTYAVQGYVNLLGLWYNADILAEIGVEPPTTMTELEDAMGKAKDAGYAGITLSGLPQSQGEWQAYPWISSEGFTYDDPQADALAAGLGRVRGWVDNGWLSQEAVTWDQTVPFQQFAAGRTAFAANGNWQMGTAASDADFEYGVVPLPLSDTGGVYLGGEGQGIGAFSENPDLAWEYLTATYLDAEGQLLPPEIVGSLPSRADAAADELVTGNVLLEPFAQTITQFGANYPSPAVPAASVADVQLTVGQAWSAAIGGQKSPQQAADDAIAALGPLLD; from the coding sequence ATGGACATCAACGGCAACGACGCACGGCCCACTCCTCGCCGCCGCACCCGGCTGGCGCTCACCTCCCTCGCGGCCGCGAGCGGCCTGCTGCTGGCCGCCTGCTCGGGCGGCACGAGCGCCGGCGGCGACGCCGACGGGTCCTCCGGCGGCGGCGACACCCTCACCGTCTGGCACTACTTCTCGGACGACAACCAGGTGAAGCTGATGGACGACTTCGCCGCCAAGTTCGAGGCCGAGCACGACGGCGCCACGGTCGAGAACGTCTTCGTCCCCTACGACCAGCTCAACTCCAAGCTGGTGTCCGCCGCCGGCGCGCAGACCGGCCCCGACGTCGTCGTGTTCAACGGAGCCGAGGCCGCGACGCTCGCGCTCGGCGGCGCGCTGGCACCGCTCGACGACTACTGGGCCGACTTCGCCGACGCCGGCGAGGTCTCCGAGTCCGTCGTGCACACGATCGACGGCACCACGTACGCGGTGCAGGGCTACGTCAACCTCCTGGGCCTGTGGTACAACGCCGACATCCTGGCCGAGATCGGCGTCGAGCCGCCCACGACCATGACCGAGCTCGAGGACGCGATGGGCAAGGCCAAGGACGCGGGCTACGCCGGCATCACGCTGTCCGGTCTGCCGCAGTCGCAGGGCGAGTGGCAGGCCTACCCCTGGATCTCCTCCGAGGGGTTCACCTACGACGACCCGCAGGCCGACGCGCTCGCCGCCGGCCTGGGCCGCGTGCGCGGGTGGGTCGACAACGGCTGGCTCTCGCAGGAGGCCGTGACCTGGGACCAGACGGTGCCCTTCCAGCAGTTCGCCGCCGGGCGGACCGCGTTCGCGGCCAACGGCAACTGGCAGATGGGCACCGCGGCGTCCGACGCGGACTTCGAGTACGGCGTCGTCCCGCTGCCGCTGTCGGACACCGGCGGCGTGTACCTCGGCGGTGAGGGTCAGGGCATCGGCGCGTTCAGCGAGAACCCCGACCTCGCGTGGGAGTACCTGACCGCGACGTACCTCGACGCGGAGGGTCAGCTGCTGCCGCCGGAGATCGTCGGCTCGCTGCCCTCGCGCGCCGACGCCGCCGCGGACGAGCTCGTCACCGGCAACGTCCTGCTCGAGCCGTTCGCGCAGACCATCACGCAGTTCGGCGCGAACTACCCCTCCCCGGCCGTCCCGGCGGCGTCCGTCGCGGACGTCCAGCTCACGGTCGGCCAGGCCTGGAGCGCCGCGATCGGCGGTCAGAAGTCCCCGCAGCAGGCCGCCGACGACGCGATCGCCGCGCTCGGCCCGCTGCTCGACTGA
- a CDS encoding glycoside hydrolase family 127 protein: MPSSDSLDLPFDAHAHGRPVVPSRSRWRPLGLDEVTLTGGFWGDLQSLNASTMIDHVEGWLERLGWTGNFDAAAQGRLPLDRQGREFSDSEIYKLLEAMAWETGRTGDVDLDRRLRALAARVAAAQEPDGYISTMFGRSGQRPRWSDLEWGHELYCIGHLVQAGVARARTYGDDEIVRVAVRAADHVCDVFGVDGPQQGVCGHPEIEVALVELYRVTGERRYLDQARLFVERRGHGVLGEIDFGPTYFQDDVPVRDATVLAGHAVRALYLAAAAVDLAVEDDDDELLEAVVGQVRTTLARRTYLTGGMGAHHEGESFGADFELPSDRSYSETCAGIASAMVNHRLLLQTGDALHADAVERVLYNVVATSPAQDGKAFYYTNTLHQRTPGREVAPDEVSPRAASSLRAPFFAVSCCPTNVTRTVASLGAYVASVDDEGVQLHQYAPATVRGDLGDGRVVELEIATSYPDDGRVAVRVLRAPADGWTLTLRVPSWADGARVTGPDGAPSVAAAGYVAVPGPAQGGQVVLDLPVAARWTWGDPRVDAVRGQVAVERGPLVLALESVDLGDDVATAVVSTDAPPVERDGQVLVPVARRDVADASWPFGAERPTAPSDARLVPLVPYHAWAGRGPATMRVWLPVE, encoded by the coding sequence ATGCCTTCGTCCGATTCCCTCGACCTGCCGTTCGACGCCCACGCCCACGGTCGTCCCGTCGTCCCGTCCCGCTCCCGCTGGCGCCCCCTCGGCCTCGACGAGGTCACGCTCACCGGAGGGTTCTGGGGTGACCTGCAGTCGCTGAACGCGTCGACGATGATCGACCACGTCGAGGGGTGGCTGGAGCGACTGGGCTGGACCGGGAACTTCGACGCCGCGGCGCAGGGACGCCTGCCGCTGGACCGGCAGGGGCGGGAGTTCTCCGACTCCGAGATCTACAAGCTCCTCGAGGCGATGGCCTGGGAGACCGGCCGCACGGGCGACGTGGACCTCGACCGACGCCTCCGGGCGCTCGCCGCACGTGTCGCCGCCGCGCAGGAGCCCGACGGCTACATCAGCACGATGTTCGGCCGGTCGGGCCAGCGCCCGCGGTGGTCGGACCTGGAGTGGGGCCACGAGCTGTACTGCATCGGGCACCTGGTCCAGGCGGGTGTCGCCCGGGCGCGCACGTACGGCGACGACGAGATCGTGCGCGTCGCCGTGCGCGCCGCGGACCACGTGTGCGACGTGTTCGGCGTCGACGGTCCGCAGCAGGGGGTCTGCGGGCACCCCGAGATCGAGGTCGCCCTCGTCGAGCTGTACCGCGTGACCGGCGAGCGCCGGTACCTGGACCAGGCGCGGCTCTTCGTCGAGCGGCGCGGTCACGGCGTGCTCGGCGAGATCGACTTCGGGCCCACCTACTTCCAGGACGACGTGCCCGTGCGCGACGCCACGGTGCTCGCGGGCCACGCCGTCCGCGCGCTGTACCTCGCCGCCGCGGCCGTCGACCTCGCGGTCGAGGACGACGACGACGAGCTGCTCGAGGCCGTCGTCGGCCAGGTCCGCACGACGCTCGCCCGCCGCACCTACCTCACCGGCGGCATGGGGGCGCACCACGAGGGCGAGTCCTTCGGCGCCGACTTCGAGCTGCCGTCCGACCGGTCGTACTCCGAGACGTGTGCCGGCATCGCGTCGGCGATGGTCAACCACCGCCTGCTGCTGCAGACCGGCGACGCGCTGCACGCCGACGCGGTCGAGCGCGTGCTGTACAACGTCGTCGCGACCTCCCCCGCGCAGGACGGGAAGGCGTTCTACTACACCAACACGCTGCACCAGCGGACGCCCGGCCGTGAGGTCGCCCCCGACGAGGTCAGCCCGCGTGCCGCGTCCAGCCTGCGCGCACCGTTCTTCGCGGTGTCCTGCTGCCCGACCAACGTGACGCGCACGGTGGCGTCCCTGGGCGCGTACGTGGCGAGCGTCGACGACGAGGGCGTCCAGCTGCACCAGTACGCGCCCGCGACGGTGCGAGGCGACCTGGGCGACGGGCGCGTCGTCGAGCTCGAGATCGCGACCTCGTACCCGGACGACGGGCGCGTCGCGGTGCGCGTGCTGCGGGCGCCCGCCGACGGCTGGACGCTGACCCTGCGGGTGCCGTCGTGGGCCGACGGCGCGCGGGTCACGGGGCCCGACGGCGCTCCGTCGGTCGCCGCTGCGGGCTACGTCGCGGTGCCCGGACCCGCGCAGGGCGGGCAGGTCGTGCTGGACCTGCCCGTCGCCGCCCGGTGGACGTGGGGCGACCCGCGCGTCGACGCCGTCCGCGGCCAGGTCGCCGTCGAGCGCGGCCCTCTGGTCCTCGCGCTGGAGTCCGTGGACCTGGGTGACGACGTCGCGACCGCCGTCGTATCGACCGACGCCCCGCCGGTCGAGCGTGACGGGCAGGTGCTGGTGCCGGTGGCTCGGCGCGACGTCGCCGACGCCTCGTGGCCGTTCGGGGCCGAGCGTCCGACGGCGCCGAGCGACGCACGGCTCGTGCCCCTGGTGCCGTACCACGCGTGGGCCGGTCGCGGCCCGGCGACGATGCGGGTGTGGCTCCCGGTGGAGTGA
- a CDS encoding SRPBCC family protein yields the protein MTVLSATPDTDALTLVVTADLAAPPARAWRLWADPRNLERWWGPPTWPATFDTYDLRVGGAAGYHMTGPDGSRAYGHWTFLGIDQPTRLEIEDSFADEHGVPGAGMPVTRMVVTLEPGGAGTLMTISSHFASAQALEQVVEMGMAEGMAQAVAQIDALLAEG from the coding sequence ATGACCGTCCTGAGCGCCACGCCCGACACCGACGCCCTCACCCTGGTCGTCACCGCCGACCTCGCCGCGCCGCCCGCCCGCGCGTGGCGGCTGTGGGCGGACCCGCGGAACCTCGAGCGGTGGTGGGGGCCGCCGACGTGGCCGGCGACCTTCGACACGTACGACCTGCGGGTCGGGGGAGCGGCGGGGTACCACATGACCGGTCCCGACGGCTCGCGCGCGTACGGGCACTGGACCTTCCTGGGCATCGACCAGCCGACGCGCCTCGAGATCGAGGACAGCTTCGCCGACGAGCACGGGGTGCCGGGCGCCGGCATGCCGGTGACACGCATGGTCGTCACCCTGGAGCCCGGCGGCGCCGGCACGCTCATGACCATCTCGTCCCACTTCGCCTCCGCGCAGGCCCTCGAGCAGGTCGTCGAGATGGGCATGGCGGAGGGCATGGCGCAGGCCGTCGCCCAGATCGACGCCCTCCTCGCCGAGGGCTGA
- a CDS encoding carbohydrate ABC transporter permease, which produces MNEVKAGPVAIATKALLTLMYGVPILWILITSVKSSADVFDRASTFVFTPTLDAYANAITPTLWQAMGQSAVIAVGATALVLIVAVPAAYGLARTTGWLPTVGLGLLIVLQMMPQTANVIPLFQIFSSWRLLDTTAAVILADAALLVPFATLLLRPFFRAVPPQLEEASSIDGAGVLRTFWTVVLPVARNGVFTVGTLIFLLAWGEFLYAVNFYLTPGSYPLSALLAQQVSAFGIDWPGLMALAVLTSVPILVVFSLTYRQLKDGLTVGAVK; this is translated from the coding sequence ATGAACGAGGTCAAGGCGGGCCCCGTCGCCATCGCGACCAAGGCGCTGCTCACCCTGATGTACGGCGTGCCGATCCTGTGGATCCTCATCACGTCCGTCAAGAGCTCGGCCGACGTGTTCGACCGCGCCTCGACGTTCGTGTTCACCCCGACGCTCGACGCGTACGCGAACGCGATCACGCCGACCCTGTGGCAGGCCATGGGCCAGTCCGCGGTCATCGCGGTCGGGGCCACGGCGCTCGTCCTGATCGTCGCCGTACCCGCCGCGTACGGCCTGGCGCGGACGACCGGCTGGCTGCCGACCGTCGGGCTCGGGCTCCTGATCGTGCTGCAGATGATGCCGCAGACGGCCAACGTCATCCCGCTGTTCCAGATCTTCAGCTCCTGGCGGCTGCTGGACACCACCGCCGCGGTGATCCTCGCCGACGCCGCCCTGCTCGTGCCGTTCGCGACGCTGCTGCTGCGCCCGTTCTTCCGCGCGGTACCCCCGCAGCTGGAGGAGGCGTCCTCGATCGACGGCGCCGGCGTCCTGCGCACGTTCTGGACGGTGGTGCTGCCCGTCGCGCGCAACGGCGTCTTCACCGTCGGGACGCTGATCTTCCTGCTGGCGTGGGGCGAGTTCCTGTACGCCGTGAACTTCTACCTCACGCCCGGCAGCTATCCGCTGAGCGCTCTCCTGGCGCAGCAGGTGTCGGCGTTCGGCATCGACTGGCCCGGCCTCATGGCCCTCGCCGTGCTGACGTCGGTCCCGATCCTCGTCGTCTTCAGCCTCACGTACCGCCAGCTCAAGGACGGCCTGACGGTCGGCGCGGTCAAGTAG
- a CDS encoding ArsR/SmtB family transcription factor, with protein MLQDRAVDRVFHALADATRRDILRRVLVDPASVSTIAGRYEMSFAAVQKHVAVLEQAHLVVKERRGRQQIVHGDVEAVRRATRLLTAMEEQWRARVGRMSVVLAELDTGHGPEVAGVSGPHPPVPLPGADRPTGGTS; from the coding sequence ATGCTCCAGGACCGCGCGGTGGACCGCGTCTTCCACGCGCTGGCCGACGCGACCCGCCGCGACATCCTGCGGCGCGTGCTGGTCGACCCCGCCTCGGTGTCGACCATCGCGGGTCGCTACGAGATGAGCTTCGCGGCCGTGCAGAAGCACGTCGCGGTGCTCGAGCAGGCGCACCTGGTGGTCAAGGAGCGTCGCGGCCGCCAGCAGATCGTGCACGGCGACGTCGAGGCGGTGCGTCGTGCGACCAGGCTGCTCACGGCCATGGAGGAGCAGTGGCGGGCACGCGTCGGACGCATGTCCGTCGTGCTGGCCGAGCTCGACACGGGGCACGGCCCCGAGGTGGCCGGCGTGTCCGGCCCTCACCCACCCGTCCCGTTGCCCGGGGCGGACCGACCCACCGGAGGCACGTCATGA
- a CDS encoding carbohydrate ABC transporter permease translates to MTTTLAPTAGRAGSPAAPGPRRRRPRQTRLLFMLPAAVFLGVLSVYPLVTLVRMAFSKVTAATLNADWAFSGLDNFTAGLESGDTGAAVSRTLVFVVVVTVLGMGLGLGGAIALRTRGWWSGALLALMVFVWALPPVVNGSVWKFLLADTGLLNTVLLGTGLRDTPVPFLYDQHWALASVAFVNAFAVIPFNALVYRAALLTIEPEVFEAAQLDGASKAQQVRHIMVPSVRGTTLVLLILTLVYGFRSFDFIYVMTYGGPGTATNTLPFLGYLQAFVRYDYGLGAATSVIAVAGVLVLAALYARSIRNEEKHG, encoded by the coding sequence ATGACCACCACCCTCGCGCCGACGGCCGGGCGGGCCGGCAGCCCCGCGGCCCCCGGGCCGCGGCGGCGCCGGCCCCGCCAGACCCGGCTGCTGTTCATGCTCCCGGCCGCCGTCTTCCTCGGCGTCCTGAGCGTCTACCCCCTCGTCACGCTGGTGCGGATGGCCTTCTCGAAGGTCACCGCCGCCACGCTGAACGCCGACTGGGCGTTCAGCGGGCTCGACAACTTCACCGCCGGGCTGGAGTCCGGGGACACCGGCGCGGCCGTCAGCCGCACCCTCGTGTTCGTCGTCGTCGTCACGGTGCTCGGCATGGGCCTGGGGCTCGGCGGTGCGATCGCCCTGCGCACGCGCGGCTGGTGGTCGGGCGCGCTGCTCGCGCTCATGGTCTTCGTGTGGGCGCTGCCGCCGGTCGTCAACGGCTCGGTCTGGAAGTTCCTGCTGGCGGACACCGGCCTGCTCAACACCGTGCTGCTCGGCACGGGCCTGCGCGACACCCCCGTGCCGTTCCTGTACGACCAGCACTGGGCGCTCGCGTCCGTGGCGTTCGTCAACGCGTTCGCGGTCATCCCCTTCAACGCGCTCGTCTACCGCGCGGCGCTGCTCACCATCGAGCCGGAGGTCTTCGAGGCCGCGCAGCTCGACGGCGCGAGCAAGGCCCAGCAGGTCCGCCACATCATGGTCCCGTCCGTGCGGGGCACCACGCTCGTGCTGCTGATCCTCACCCTGGTCTACGGCTTCCGCAGCTTCGACTTCATCTACGTCATGACGTACGGCGGGCCCGGGACGGCCACCAACACGCTGCCGTTCCTCGGCTACCTGCAGGCGTTCGTCCGCTACGACTACGGGCTCGGCGCGGCCACGTCCGTCATCGCGGTGGCCGGCGTGCTCGTCCTCGCCGCGCTGTACGCCCGCAGCATCCGCAACGAGGAGAAGCACGGATGA